One genomic window of Equus caballus isolate H_3958 breed thoroughbred chromosome 6, TB-T2T, whole genome shotgun sequence includes the following:
- the OR9R11 gene encoding olfactory receptor family 9 subfamily R member 11 has protein sequence MKSELNQNCSEVTEFILLGFRTSPEVQILLFLLFLLIYMVIVVGNISMLVVIKIDSRLHTPMYFFLRNLSYLDLCYSTVIAPKTLATFLSEDKKISYNGCAAQFFFFALCVGTEGFLLAVMAYDRFSAICSPFLYAVHMSQQACVRLVIGSYMCGCVNSMIQTSFTFSLRFCGENRLDHFFCDVPALIKISCADTFVNEIVLFILSALIIVTTTTVILISYACIISTVLKIPSTHGRSKTFSTCSSHITVVSLFYGTVFFMYAQPGAISSPEKSKIIAVFYTLIIPMLNPLIYTLRNREVKNAVKKILLRITSFH, from the coding sequence ATGAAGAGTGAGCTGAATCAGAATTGCTCAGAGGTGACTGAGTTTATTCTGCTGGGGTTCAGAACATCTCCAGAAGTACAGATTCTCTTATTCTTACTCTTCTTGCTTATCTACATGGTGATTGTGGTGGGAAATATCAGCATGTTAGTTGTCATTAAAATAGACTCCAGACTTCATACAcctatgtatttctttctcagaaattTGTCCTATTTAGATCTGTGCTACTCCACCGTCATTGCTCCCAAAACTCTGGCTACTTTCTTGTCTGAGGACAAGAAAATTTCTTACAATGGCTGTGCAGCacagttctttttctttgctctctGTGTTGGAACTGAAGGCTTTCTTCTGGCTGTGATGGCATATGATCGCTTCTCAGCCATTTGCTCGCCTTTCCTCTATGCTGTACATATGTCTCAGCAGGCTTGTGTTCGTTTGGTGATTGGATCCTATATGTGTGGATGTGTCAACTCTATGATACAAACAAGTTTCACCTTCAGTTTGCGTTTCTGTGGAGAAAATAGATTGGaccactttttctgtgatgtcCCAGCCCTGATCAAGATCTCATGTGCTGACACCTTTGTGAATGAGATTGTATTGTTTattctctctgctctcatcatTGTCACCACTACAACGGTCATTCTGATTTCTTATGCTTGTATCATCTCCACTGTCCTGAAGATCCCCTCCACCCATGGCAGGAGTAAGACCTTCTCCACTTGCAGCTCTCACATCACGGTGGTGAGTTTATTCTACGGAACTGTGTTCTTCATGTATGCCCAACCTGGGGCCATCTCCTCACCAGAGAAAAGCAAGATTATAGCTGTGTTCTATACTCTTATCATTCCTATGTTGAATCCTCTGATTTATACTCTAAGGAATAGGGAGGTGAAAAATGCTGTGAAAAAAATATTGTTGAGGATAACATCTTTTCATTGA